One Mesorhizobium sp. J428 DNA segment encodes these proteins:
- a CDS encoding Ldh family oxidoreductase codes for MSTPATERITLPEAEQLCIDAAIAAGASAPAAESIARAAVAAEAEGQPSVGLAHFLDYLDALEAGRIDGTAAPLISRPAPAVILSDAGGGTAHLGFDMAFDDLVAAAESFGVAIFSQRNAYTAGALGYFVGRLAERGLVGLAATSGPALLAGSGTTKPVFCTNPIAFAAPLDGAGALVIDQASSATAFVNVRAAAERGEKIPEGWALGPDGAPTSDPAQAMKGALLAFGGERGANIALMVEVLAAGLSGANWSLDAPSFTQGARSPGSGLFVAAIDPKLFTDGFARRTGRHLDRLSADFGLYVPGRTKAKSRLKAEKRGLEVSADTLRRIRSRLP; via the coding sequence ATGAGCACGCCAGCCACGGAACGCATCACGCTCCCCGAGGCCGAGCAGCTCTGCATCGACGCGGCGATCGCAGCAGGCGCATCGGCCCCTGCGGCCGAGTCGATTGCGCGCGCCGCGGTGGCGGCGGAAGCGGAAGGCCAGCCGTCGGTCGGGCTCGCGCATTTCCTCGACTATCTCGACGCGCTGGAAGCAGGCCGCATCGACGGAACGGCGGCGCCGCTGATCTCGCGGCCGGCGCCGGCCGTGATCCTGTCCGACGCCGGCGGCGGCACCGCGCATCTCGGCTTCGACATGGCATTCGACGACCTGGTGGCAGCGGCGGAGAGTTTCGGCGTCGCGATCTTCAGCCAGAGGAACGCCTACACGGCGGGCGCGCTCGGCTATTTCGTCGGACGCCTGGCGGAACGCGGACTGGTGGGACTTGCCGCGACCAGCGGGCCTGCGCTGCTGGCCGGTTCCGGCACGACGAAACCGGTGTTCTGCACCAATCCAATCGCCTTTGCCGCGCCCTTGGACGGCGCCGGCGCGCTGGTGATCGACCAGGCGTCGAGCGCGACCGCCTTCGTCAACGTTCGGGCAGCGGCGGAACGCGGGGAGAAAATTCCGGAGGGGTGGGCGCTCGGGCCCGACGGGGCGCCGACCTCCGACCCGGCGCAAGCCATGAAAGGCGCGCTGCTCGCATTTGGCGGCGAGCGGGGCGCCAATATCGCACTGATGGTCGAGGTGCTGGCGGCCGGATTGTCTGGCGCGAACTGGTCGCTCGACGCGCCGTCCTTCACGCAAGGCGCGCGCTCGCCGGGAAGCGGACTGTTCGTGGCTGCGATCGATCCGAAACTCTTCACGGACGGATTTGCAAGACGGACCGGCCGCCATCTCGACCGTTTATCGGCCGATTTCGGTCTCTACGTGCCGGGCAGGACCAAGGCCAAGTCGCGGCTGAAGGCTGAGAAACGGGGGCTGGAGGTCTCTGCGGACACGCTTCGCCGCATCCGCTCCAGGCTCCCCTGA
- a CDS encoding transporter substrate-binding domain-containing protein, with the protein MKMIARLAAAAALLAASGGFASAQTVKVGFSPEAYPPFWSADASGKWGGWEVEIIDAICTEAKLTCELTPIPWDGLIPALTTKKIDAIMNSMSITDERKKTIDFSDKYYNTPTAVIGPKGESFTADPAGLKGKIIGVQVSTTHSAYVKKHFTEAAEIKEYQTQDEANQDLAAGRIDATQADAIALDAFLKSEQGQACCDLKGNVAEDLEILGPGVGAGLRKEDTELKDKLNAAIKAIRDNGKYAEITKKYFDFDVYGG; encoded by the coding sequence ATGAAGATGATCGCCAGACTGGCCGCCGCAGCGGCCCTGCTCGCAGCCTCGGGCGGCTTCGCCTCGGCGCAGACGGTGAAGGTCGGCTTTTCGCCAGAGGCCTATCCGCCCTTCTGGTCCGCCGACGCTTCCGGAAAGTGGGGCGGATGGGAGGTCGAGATCATCGACGCCATCTGCACCGAGGCAAAGCTGACCTGCGAGCTGACGCCGATCCCGTGGGACGGCCTGATCCCGGCGCTCACCACCAAGAAGATCGACGCGATCATGAACTCGATGTCGATCACCGACGAGCGCAAGAAGACGATCGACTTCTCCGACAAATACTACAACACGCCGACGGCGGTGATCGGGCCGAAGGGAGAGAGTTTCACGGCCGATCCCGCCGGGCTCAAGGGCAAGATCATCGGCGTGCAGGTGTCGACCACCCATTCGGCCTATGTGAAGAAGCACTTCACCGAAGCCGCGGAGATCAAGGAATACCAGACCCAGGACGAGGCCAACCAGGATCTCGCCGCCGGCCGCATCGACGCGACGCAGGCCGACGCCATCGCGCTCGACGCCTTTCTGAAGTCCGAGCAGGGCCAGGCCTGCTGCGACCTCAAGGGCAATGTCGCGGAAGATCTCGAAATCCTCGGACCCGGCGTCGGGGCCGGCCTGCGCAAAGAGGACACCGAGCTCAAGGACAAGCTGAACGCCGCGATCAAGGCGATCCGGGACAACGGCAAATATGCCGAGATCACGAAGAAATACTTCGATTTCGACGTGTATGGCGGGTGA
- a CDS encoding DoxX family protein, whose protein sequence is MTDTTDVASPQRNRLILPFLAPVYSSLHDLAFTLLRVVAGGTLITHGAGKIVDPFGTVGMVESLGFFPGMFWSPLLAATEFFGGIMIVLGLFTRAAAFAAMVVLLVTVWFHWATLGEGYQGAEKSIIWAAIFAFLAVRGGGAHSVDARLAKTF, encoded by the coding sequence ATGACAGACACAACCGATGTCGCGAGCCCGCAACGCAACCGCCTCATCCTCCCCTTCCTCGCGCCGGTCTATTCCTCGCTGCACGATCTCGCCTTCACATTGCTGCGGGTCGTGGCGGGCGGAACCCTGATCACCCACGGCGCCGGCAAGATTGTCGATCCGTTTGGAACGGTCGGCATGGTCGAGAGCCTGGGCTTCTTTCCGGGCATGTTCTGGTCGCCACTGCTCGCGGCCACGGAGTTCTTCGGCGGCATCATGATCGTGCTCGGCCTGTTCACGCGCGCGGCAGCCTTCGCGGCGATGGTCGTGCTTCTGGTGACGGTCTGGTTTCACTGGGCGACGCTTGGCGAGGGCTACCAGGGCGCCGAAAAGTCGATCATCTGGGCTGCGATCTTCGCCTTCCTGGCCGTGCGCGGCGGCGGCGCGCATTCGGTCGACGCGCGGCTGGCGAAGACGTTCTGA
- a CDS encoding CsbD family protein produces the protein MNWNQVEGNWEQFKGKVQQQWGKLTNDDLDVIKGKRKELAGRIQERYGKAQDQAEQDIDSWLSRH, from the coding sequence ATGAATTGGAATCAGGTCGAAGGCAATTGGGAACAGTTCAAGGGCAAGGTCCAGCAGCAGTGGGGCAAGCTGACGAACGACGATCTCGACGTCATCAAGGGCAAGCGCAAGGAGCTCGCCGGCCGCATCCAGGAGCGCTACGGCAAGGCGCAGGACCAGGCGGAGCAGGACATTGATTCCTGGCTCTCGCGCCACTGA
- a CDS encoding ABC transporter permease, translating into MIETLFAPLLQVSTLDLLALSPPGWGGNLLRGLANSIVIAIGAFGFGLAIGIGGAYGKLYGGPILRDLLEVYTTVVRAVPELVLILILYFAGTDLINRVLVAFGHERIDINGLVAGIWVLAVVQGAYSTEVLRGAILSIPQGQIEAARAYGMSPLLMLRRITLPAMLPFAIPGLANLWLIATKDTALLAIVGFNELTQETRTAAGQTKAYFTFFVAAGILYLLLTLFSNRIIARVERWSRRGMPSVSGSTR; encoded by the coding sequence GTGATCGAAACGCTCTTCGCGCCCCTGCTCCAGGTCTCGACGCTGGACCTGCTTGCACTCAGCCCGCCGGGCTGGGGCGGGAACCTGCTGCGCGGGCTGGCGAACTCGATCGTCATCGCCATCGGCGCCTTCGGCTTCGGCCTCGCGATCGGCATCGGCGGCGCCTATGGCAAGCTTTATGGCGGGCCGATCCTGCGCGACCTGCTGGAGGTCTACACCACCGTGGTGCGCGCCGTGCCGGAACTGGTGCTGATCCTGATCCTCTATTTCGCCGGCACGGACCTCATCAACCGCGTTCTCGTGGCGTTCGGCCACGAGCGCATCGACATCAACGGGCTGGTGGCCGGCATCTGGGTGCTGGCGGTCGTGCAGGGCGCCTATTCGACCGAAGTGCTGCGCGGTGCGATCCTGTCAATCCCGCAGGGCCAGATCGAAGCGGCGCGCGCCTACGGCATGTCGCCGCTGCTGATGCTGCGGCGGATCACGCTGCCGGCGATGCTGCCCTTCGCCATCCCCGGCCTTGCCAATCTTTGGCTGATCGCGACGAAGGATACCGCGCTGCTGGCCATCGTCGGCTTCAACGAGCTGACGCAGGAGACGCGCACCGCGGCGGGACAGACCAAGGCCTATTTCACCTTCTTCGTCGCCGCGGGCATCCTCTACCTGCTGCTGACCTTGTTCTCGAACCGGATCATCGCCCGCGTCGAGCGCTGGTCGCGGCGCGGCATGCCGTCCGTCTCGGGGAGCACCCGATGA
- a CDS encoding ABC transporter permease, giving the protein MTDRAASLAEFAARSPWLQPHRILLIAIAAALAVAAAVFMRWDWLPNYFDLAVQGIWRTVWILVVTCVLGIMLAIPLGLAQAAGPWWLAMPANAFCTVIRGTPLLLQLWLLYYGLGSLFPQFPWIRQSELWPYLRQAWPYAVLALTISYAAYEGEVMRGAFAGVPKGQLEAARAYGMRPFTIFRRIWLPQAMHRALPTLAGETVLQLKATPLVATITVVDIYAVASRVRQDTFIVYEPLLLLALVYLAISGIVIFLFRRLEARIPVRLG; this is encoded by the coding sequence ATGACGGACCGCGCGGCCAGCCTTGCCGAGTTCGCGGCGCGCAGCCCCTGGCTGCAGCCGCACCGGATCCTGCTGATCGCCATTGCGGCGGCCCTGGCGGTGGCAGCTGCGGTGTTCATGCGCTGGGACTGGCTACCGAACTATTTCGACCTCGCCGTCCAGGGCATCTGGCGCACCGTCTGGATCCTCGTCGTCACCTGTGTGCTCGGCATAATGCTGGCCATTCCGCTGGGCCTCGCCCAGGCAGCCGGGCCGTGGTGGCTGGCGATGCCGGCAAATGCCTTCTGCACGGTGATCCGCGGCACGCCACTGCTTTTGCAGCTGTGGCTGCTCTATTACGGGCTGGGTTCGCTGTTTCCGCAGTTTCCATGGATCAGGCAATCGGAGCTGTGGCCGTATCTCAGGCAGGCGTGGCCTTATGCTGTGCTGGCACTCACCATTTCCTACGCCGCCTATGAGGGCGAGGTGATGCGCGGCGCCTTCGCCGGGGTGCCCAAGGGCCAGCTTGAAGCTGCGCGCGCCTATGGCATGCGGCCATTCACGATCTTCCGCCGCATCTGGCTGCCGCAGGCAATGCATCGCGCGCTGCCGACGCTCGCCGGCGAGACGGTGCTGCAGCTCAAGGCGACGCCGCTGGTCGCGACCATCACCGTCGTCGACATTTACGCCGTCGCCTCGCGGGTACGGCAGGACACATTCATCGTCTACGAGCCGCTGCTCCTTCTGGCGCTGGTCTATCTGGCGATCTCCGGCATCGTCATCTTCCTGTTCAGAAGGCTGGAGGCGCGCATTCCGGTCCGGCTCGGATGA
- the rpsA gene encoding 30S ribosomal protein S1, translating to MSAANPSRDDFASMLDESFSESNSAEGSVVRGIITSIEKDMAIIDVGLKVEGRVPLKEFGSKAKELKAGDTVEVMVDRIENALGEAVLSREKARREESWVKLEEKFNRNERVEGVIFNQVKGGFTVDLDGAVAFLPRSQVDIRPIRDVTPLMHTPQPFEILKMDRRRGNIVVSRRTVLEESRAEQRSEIVQNLEEGQVVEGVVKNITDYGAFVDLGGIDGLLHVTDMAWRRVNHPTEILNIGQTVKVQIIRINQETHRISLGMKQLESDPWGDIGTKFPIGKKIKGTVTNITDYGAFVELEPGIEGLIHVSEMSWTKKNVHPGKILSTSQDVDVVVLEVDPAKRRISLGLKQTLENPWEAFVRNHPVGSTVEGEVKNKTEFGLFIGLDGDVDGMVHLSDLDWTRPGEQVIEEYQRGQMVQAQVLDIDVDKERISLGIKQLGRDTVADSGDIRKNAVVTCEVIGVKDGGIEVRLVESGLESFIKRSDLSRDRDEQRPERFSIGQKLDARVIAYDKKTRKLQVSIKALEIAEEKEAVAQYGSTDSGASLGDILGAALKGRNN from the coding sequence AGGAATTCGGTTCCAAGGCCAAGGAACTCAAGGCCGGTGACACGGTCGAGGTCATGGTCGACCGCATCGAGAACGCGCTTGGCGAAGCCGTCCTGTCGCGCGAGAAGGCTCGCCGCGAGGAGAGCTGGGTCAAGCTCGAAGAGAAGTTCAACCGCAACGAGCGTGTCGAAGGCGTCATCTTCAACCAGGTCAAGGGCGGCTTCACGGTCGACCTCGACGGCGCGGTTGCCTTCCTGCCGCGTTCGCAGGTCGACATCCGTCCGATCCGCGACGTTACCCCGCTCATGCACACGCCGCAGCCCTTCGAGATCCTCAAGATGGATCGCCGTCGCGGCAACATCGTCGTGTCGCGCCGCACCGTGCTCGAAGAGTCGCGTGCCGAGCAGCGCTCCGAGATCGTCCAGAACCTCGAAGAGGGTCAGGTGGTCGAGGGCGTGGTCAAGAACATCACCGACTACGGTGCGTTCGTCGACCTCGGCGGCATCGACGGCCTGCTGCACGTCACCGACATGGCCTGGCGCCGCGTCAACCATCCGACCGAGATCCTCAACATCGGTCAGACGGTCAAGGTGCAGATCATCCGCATCAACCAGGAAACCCACCGCATCTCGCTCGGCATGAAGCAGCTCGAGAGCGATCCGTGGGGCGACATCGGCACCAAGTTCCCGATCGGCAAGAAGATCAAGGGAACGGTCACGAACATCACCGACTACGGTGCGTTCGTCGAGCTGGAGCCGGGCATCGAAGGCCTCATCCACGTTTCCGAAATGTCGTGGACCAAGAAGAACGTCCATCCCGGCAAGATCCTGTCGACCAGCCAGGACGTCGACGTCGTGGTGCTCGAGGTCGATCCGGCCAAGCGCCGCATCTCTCTCGGTCTCAAGCAGACGCTTGAGAATCCGTGGGAAGCCTTCGTGCGCAACCATCCGGTCGGCTCGACCGTGGAGGGCGAGGTCAAGAACAAGACCGAGTTCGGCCTGTTCATCGGCCTCGACGGCGACGTGGATGGCATGGTGCACCTCTCCGACCTCGACTGGACCCGTCCGGGCGAGCAGGTCATCGAGGAATACCAGCGCGGCCAGATGGTCCAGGCACAGGTGCTCGACATTGATGTCGACAAGGAGCGCATCTCGCTCGGCATCAAGCAGCTGGGCCGCGACACCGTCGCGGACTCGGGCGACATCCGCAAGAATGCGGTCGTCACCTGCGAGGTCATCGGCGTGAAGGACGGTGGCATCGAGGTCCGGCTCGTCGAGAGCGGTCTCGAGAGCTTCATCAAGCGTTCGGACCTGTCGCGCGATCGCGACGAGCAGCGCCCCGAGCGCTTCTCGATCGGCCAGAAGCTCGACGCCCGCGTCATCGCCTACGACAAGAAGACCCGCAAGCTGCAGGTCTCGATCAAGGCGCTGGAGATCGCCGAGGAGAAGGAAGCCGTGGCTCAGTACGGCTCGACCGACTCCGGCGCGTCGCTCGGCGACATCCTGGGTGCAGCACTCAAGGGCCGCAACAACTGA